Proteins from one Candidatus Nitrospira nitrosa genomic window:
- the rpoB gene encoding DNA-directed RNA polymerase subunit beta has translation MSETTLQEFVERKDFSRIRTNIDIPDLIEIQKRSYEEFLQFEVEPDRRKDYGLQAALASVFPIPDYNNTAVLEFSSYTLGVPKYDERECLEQGMTFAVPLKLRVRLVVFDKEDKGPRKKVLDVREQEVYVGELPLMTERGTFIVNGTERVVVSQLHRSPGASFIHDKGRTHASGKVLYSARIIPYRGSWLDFEFDARDILYVRIDRRRKMPTTILLKAFGFSSDDLLKMYYPVEEIRVSKGKMFRKLDAEIHHGLRCSAEVTDKNSKEPLVREGARLTKGMIAKLKAAGVKEIPMLPGELVGRAVLTEVVDSKKNKLAEKNQRLTAEIVEQIVESDVEEFKVIYLDMATATPVILDTLEMEKIGSKEEAMVEIYRRLRPGETPSVDTARALFDNLFLNSKRYDLSPVGRLKLNKKLGLDLPLEQRTLTAQDIVEVIRYLVNLKIGKGEIDDIDHLGNRRVRSVGELLENQFRLGLVRMERSIKERMNLLDMETVLPHDLINAKPVVAAVKEFFSSSQLSQFMDQTNPLAEITHKRRLSALGPGGLTRERAGFEVRDVHPSHYSRICPIETPEGPNIGLITSLATYARINQFGFIEAPYRKVVKGRVTDEMEFLSAIEGDKYIIAQANSKLDGTNKLVSETVSCRHGGDFVLAAPDKIDYMDVSPKQVVSVATALVPFLEHDDANRALMGSNMQRQAVPLVTSESPLVGTGMEAVVARDSGYVIQARRPGVVESVDATRIVVRAEAKDGKKGKDSGLDVYDLIKFQRSNQNTCITQTPVVRIGQPVKQGQVLGDGPAIDHGELALGKNVLVAFMPWGGYNFEDAILLSEKLVREDAFTSIHIEEFEVEARDTKLGKEDVTRDIPNVGEEALRNLDESGIIRIGAEVKPGDILVGKVTPKGETQLTPEEKLLRAIFGEKAGDVKDTSLTVPPGVEGIVVDVKIFSRKGLDKDERSKSIETDDQMKLQRDHHEELRIIDEEKTKKIRKLLLGKVVGRDLMDPESGDVILKKKGKLTAEILKRLPDDTVRHIILSDPDEQKELEDVERRAKEQIEILQTLYDEKVGRLKRGDELPPGVIKLVKVYIAMKRKIQVGDKMAGRHGNKGVVSRVLPEEDMPYLPDGTPVEIVLNPLGVPSRMNVGQILETHLGWAAKALGVKVASPVFDGASEKEIKELLKKAKLPTSGQAHLVDGKTGEPFGSPVTVGYMYVLKLHHLVDDKIHARSIGPYSLVTQQPLGGKAQFGGQRLGEMEVWALQAYGAASTLQEFLTVKSDDVPGRSRMYEAIVKGEPFLEPGLPESFNVLVKELQSLGLDVELVKTQD, from the coding sequence ATGTCCGAAACGACTCTGCAGGAGTTCGTCGAGCGGAAAGATTTTTCACGCATTCGAACCAATATCGATATTCCAGATCTGATCGAAATTCAGAAGCGCTCCTACGAGGAGTTTCTGCAATTTGAGGTCGAGCCGGATCGCCGGAAAGATTATGGATTGCAGGCGGCGTTGGCCAGCGTATTCCCGATTCCAGACTACAACAATACGGCTGTACTCGAATTCTCAAGTTACACCTTGGGTGTACCAAAGTACGATGAACGCGAGTGCCTTGAGCAAGGGATGACCTTTGCTGTTCCGCTGAAGCTGCGTGTTCGCTTGGTGGTATTCGATAAGGAAGATAAGGGGCCTCGTAAGAAGGTGCTCGATGTGCGGGAGCAAGAGGTTTATGTCGGTGAATTACCTCTGATGACCGAACGAGGGACCTTTATCGTCAATGGAACCGAACGAGTCGTCGTCAGTCAGCTTCATCGATCGCCTGGTGCCTCCTTCATTCATGATAAGGGGCGTACGCATGCGAGCGGGAAGGTTTTGTACTCGGCGCGCATTATCCCCTATCGAGGCTCATGGCTCGACTTTGAGTTTGATGCCAGGGACATTCTTTATGTCCGGATTGATCGTCGGCGGAAAATGCCCACCACGATTTTGTTGAAAGCGTTCGGCTTTTCGAGTGACGATTTGCTCAAAATGTATTATCCCGTTGAGGAAATCCGGGTATCGAAGGGCAAGATGTTCCGCAAGTTGGATGCCGAGATTCATCATGGACTTCGCTGTTCCGCTGAGGTCACGGACAAGAATAGCAAGGAACCGTTGGTGCGAGAGGGGGCTCGGCTGACGAAAGGGATGATCGCCAAGCTCAAGGCGGCAGGAGTGAAAGAAATCCCGATGCTTCCCGGGGAGTTGGTGGGCCGCGCCGTTCTTACGGAGGTCGTCGATTCAAAGAAAAACAAGCTGGCGGAGAAGAATCAACGGTTGACTGCCGAGATTGTCGAGCAAATCGTCGAGAGCGATGTCGAAGAGTTTAAGGTGATCTATCTCGATATGGCCACGGCCACGCCGGTGATTCTCGATACGTTGGAGATGGAAAAGATTGGGTCAAAAGAGGAGGCGATGGTGGAGATCTACCGTCGTCTGCGCCCGGGGGAGACTCCATCAGTCGATACCGCGCGGGCCTTGTTCGATAATCTTTTTCTGAACTCCAAGCGGTACGATCTGTCGCCAGTTGGTCGTCTTAAGCTCAATAAGAAGCTCGGATTAGATTTGCCGCTCGAACAGCGGACTCTCACCGCCCAGGATATCGTTGAAGTCATTCGCTATCTCGTGAATCTGAAGATCGGAAAGGGAGAAATCGACGACATCGATCACTTGGGTAATCGTCGTGTACGATCCGTCGGTGAATTACTCGAAAATCAGTTTCGATTGGGCCTCGTTCGGATGGAGCGCAGCATCAAGGAACGGATGAATCTCCTTGATATGGAAACGGTTCTCCCTCACGACCTGATCAACGCCAAGCCGGTGGTTGCGGCGGTCAAGGAATTCTTCAGCAGTAGCCAGCTATCTCAATTTATGGACCAAACGAACCCTCTGGCCGAGATTACGCATAAACGCCGTCTGTCCGCGCTTGGTCCTGGCGGGTTGACCAGAGAGCGTGCCGGGTTCGAGGTTAGAGACGTGCATCCGTCTCACTATAGTCGTATCTGCCCGATTGAAACGCCGGAAGGTCCGAACATCGGGTTGATCACGTCGCTGGCCACGTATGCGCGGATTAACCAATTTGGATTCATTGAGGCACCCTATCGAAAGGTTGTAAAAGGGCGTGTCACGGATGAAATGGAATTTCTCTCAGCGATCGAAGGCGATAAATACATCATCGCTCAGGCAAACTCGAAGCTGGATGGGACTAATAAGTTAGTGTCGGAAACCGTGTCTTGTCGTCATGGTGGAGACTTTGTCTTAGCCGCGCCGGATAAAATCGATTATATGGACGTATCGCCAAAGCAAGTCGTAAGTGTCGCGACTGCTCTTGTGCCATTTTTAGAGCATGACGATGCCAACCGCGCGCTGATGGGATCCAATATGCAGCGGCAGGCTGTGCCGTTGGTCACGTCCGAATCTCCGCTGGTTGGGACAGGCATGGAAGCTGTGGTCGCAAGAGACTCCGGGTATGTGATTCAGGCTCGGCGTCCGGGTGTTGTCGAGAGTGTCGATGCGACTCGCATCGTCGTGCGGGCCGAAGCAAAGGACGGCAAGAAGGGGAAAGATTCGGGGCTGGATGTATACGATCTCATTAAGTTCCAGCGATCAAATCAAAACACCTGCATTACGCAGACTCCCGTGGTTCGAATCGGTCAGCCGGTTAAACAGGGCCAAGTGTTGGGAGACGGGCCGGCGATTGATCATGGGGAGTTGGCATTGGGGAAGAACGTGCTGGTCGCGTTCATGCCCTGGGGCGGATATAACTTCGAAGACGCCATTTTGCTCAGTGAAAAGTTGGTCCGCGAGGATGCCTTCACGTCAATTCATATTGAAGAGTTTGAAGTTGAAGCTCGGGACACCAAGTTAGGGAAGGAAGATGTGACGCGAGATATTCCCAACGTTGGGGAAGAGGCGCTGCGGAATTTGGATGAAAGCGGCATCATTCGTATCGGTGCCGAGGTAAAGCCTGGCGATATCCTCGTCGGTAAGGTGACGCCAAAAGGTGAGACTCAGCTGACTCCGGAAGAGAAATTGCTCAGGGCGATCTTTGGTGAGAAAGCCGGCGATGTGAAGGATACGTCGCTCACGGTGCCTCCTGGTGTTGAAGGCATTGTCGTCGACGTGAAAATCTTTTCACGCAAAGGGCTTGATAAGGATGAACGATCGAAGAGCATTGAAACCGACGACCAAATGAAATTGCAGCGTGATCACCATGAAGAGCTGCGGATCATTGATGAAGAGAAGACGAAGAAGATCCGGAAGCTCTTGCTCGGTAAGGTCGTGGGACGCGATCTGATGGATCCTGAAAGCGGCGATGTCATTCTGAAGAAGAAGGGAAAATTGACCGCCGAAATCCTCAAGCGATTGCCCGATGACACGGTGCGGCACATTATCCTGAGCGATCCAGACGAGCAAAAGGAGTTGGAGGATGTCGAACGGAGGGCGAAGGAGCAGATCGAGATCCTTCAAACGCTGTATGACGAGAAAGTCGGCCGGCTAAAGCGAGGCGATGAATTGCCTCCAGGTGTCATCAAGCTGGTCAAGGTCTATATTGCGATGAAGCGCAAGATTCAAGTCGGCGACAAGATGGCCGGCCGTCACGGCAATAAAGGCGTTGTGTCTCGAGTGTTGCCGGAGGAGGATATGCCCTACTTGCCGGATGGGACTCCCGTTGAAATTGTCTTGAATCCGCTTGGTGTGCCATCTCGTATGAATGTCGGACAGATCTTGGAAACCCACCTTGGATGGGCGGCAAAGGCATTAGGGGTGAAAGTGGCGAGCCCGGTCTTTGACGGAGCCTCTGAGAAAGAAATTAAGGAATTGCTCAAAAAGGCGAAGCTGCCAACGAGTGGCCAAGCACATCTCGTTGACGGAAAAACCGGAGAGCCGTTCGGGAGCCCGGTTACCGTCGGGTATATGTATGTGCTCAAACTGCACCACTTGGTGGACGACAAGATTCACGCACGGTCCATCGGTCCGTATTCGCTTGTGACGCAGCAGCCGTTGGGCGGGAAGGCCCAATTCGGAGGCCAGCGATTAGGGGAAATGGAAGTGTGGGCTTTGCAGGCGTACGGAGCGGCGTCGACATTGCAGGAATTCCTCACGGTCAAGTCCGACGATGTCCCTGGACGGTCTCGCATGTATGAAGCGATCGTCAAGGGTGAGCCTTTCCTTGAGCCGGGGCTGCCTGAGTCGTTCAATGTGTTGGTCAAGGAGTTGCAGAGTTTGGGACTTGATGTCGAGTTAGTGAAGACGCAAGACTAA
- the rpsG gene encoding 30S ribosomal protein S7, with translation MPRSRFLGQREVLPDVRYRDKLVGKFINALMSSGKKSTTERICYGAFDAIQEKTGGDPLKVFKAAVDNVKPIVEVKSRRVGGASYQVPVEIRPARRVSLALRWLSQFARTRGGKSMREKLAAELIDASNNTGAAVKKREDVHRMAEANKAFAHYRW, from the coding sequence ATGCCACGCAGTAGATTTTTAGGTCAGCGAGAAGTGCTTCCGGATGTTCGCTATCGAGACAAACTGGTGGGAAAGTTTATTAATGCCCTGATGAGTAGCGGGAAAAAGAGCACGACTGAGCGTATCTGCTACGGAGCCTTCGATGCGATTCAGGAGAAAACGGGTGGCGATCCACTCAAGGTATTTAAGGCGGCGGTAGATAATGTGAAGCCGATTGTTGAGGTGAAGTCTCGCCGCGTTGGGGGCGCTTCGTATCAGGTTCCGGTTGAAATCAGGCCGGCTCGACGTGTTTCGCTGGCGTTGCGTTGGTTGTCGCAATTTGCTCGTACGCGTGGTGGGAAGAGTATGCGTGAAAAGCTCGCAGCCGAATTGATTGATGCTTCAAATAACACTGGGGCTGCGGTCAAGAAGCGGGAAGACGTGCATCGGATGGCTGAGGCCAATAAGGCCTTTGCTCATTATCGCTGGTAG
- the rpoC gene encoding DNA-directed RNA polymerase subunit beta': protein MEGVYTLFEKQRDSVSFDSMRIRIASPEKIRSWSYGEVKKPETINYRSFKPEKDGLFCAKIFGPTKDWECNCGKYKRMKHRGIVCDKCGVEVIQSKVRRERMGHIELAAPVAHIWFLKGVPSRIGTLLDMSLKQLEKILYFESYVCVDPGSTDLSEKELVPEDKLRTLVSEYGSSGFKVGIGAEAIRDLLRKIDINALWDELQVKARASTSAAMKKKYAKRLKVLEAFRKSGNKPEWMIMDVIPVLPPELRPLVPLDGGRFATSDLNDLYRRVINRNNRLKRLMELKAPGVIIRNEMRMLQEAVDALFDNGRRGRAIRGPNKRPLKSLSDMLKGKQGRFRQNLLGKRVDYSGRTVIVVGPELRLHQCGLPKKMALELFKPFIFHKLEARGAATTIKSAKRLVEKERPEVWDVLDEVIREHPVLLNRAPTLHRLGIQAFDPVLVEGKAIRLHPLVCAAFNADFDGDQMAVHVPLSVEAQVEARVLMMAINNILSPANGKPIAVPSQDMVLGCYWLTKERLGAKGEGKVFGSAEEVRIAFDAREVDEHARIKVRLSGSLVQTTVGRVLLSEILPSGLPFANANKLMTKKEMTKLIDAVYRQTGHRDTVEFLDKIKDIGFTYATKAGLSICIDNMHIPSKKEDFIGKAQREVNEIEKQYSEGLITNGERYNKVIDIWAHVTEQVSNEMMKELGAGGDPGKVESFNPIFMMADSGARGSSQQIRQLGGMRGLMAKPSGEIIETPITANFREGLTVLQYFISTHGARKGLADTALKTANSGYLTRRLVDIAQDVIIHEIDCGTRDGITVSPLVEGGEVIQPLEERILGRLAAEDIRDPVTGEIIVSWNEEITEELTKSVVEAGVDRVKIRSVLTCQAPRGVCRACYGRDLARGRLVEKGEPVGVIAAQSIGEPGTQLTMRTFHIGGTASKVVEQTVVEAKHAGRIKFMSFDAKKNADIHNAGIAVRNKDGEWVVMNRNTKIAIVDESGREREKYPVVYGAKIKIKDGDPVVVGQKLVEWDPYSLTILTEVGGRIAYGDIVEGVTMKDEFDEVTGLSRKVIIEHTGQTLRPRVSIKDDGGKTAKVPGGSNAVARYLLPVGAHIFVEKGATVFPGDVLAKIPRETTKTKDITGGLPRVVELFEARKPKEQAVITEIDGEVSYGGFVKGQRKVLVDNKMGDVKEYFIPKGKHVNVHEGDWVRAGEPLMDGSANPHDILDVLGPNELQKYLVDEVQDVYRLQGVSINDKHIEIIVRQMLRKVRVEDPGDTQFLPGSQVSKGVFERENERVLSKDGTPALGKPVLLGITKAALTTDSFISAASFQETTRVLTEAAINGREDNLLGLKENVIVGRLIPAGSGFEEYRDTFVMSEKPEGLSVGAGTPAAALTSEPAVSTTSGENTRS, encoded by the coding sequence TTGGAAGGCGTATATACATTATTTGAAAAGCAGCGGGATTCTGTCTCGTTTGATTCGATGCGTATTCGCATCGCCTCGCCCGAGAAAATAAGGTCCTGGTCCTATGGTGAGGTCAAAAAGCCGGAGACGATCAATTATCGGTCATTCAAGCCGGAAAAAGATGGGCTCTTCTGTGCCAAGATTTTTGGCCCAACGAAGGATTGGGAGTGCAATTGCGGAAAATATAAGCGGATGAAACATCGCGGAATCGTCTGCGATAAGTGCGGCGTTGAAGTCATTCAATCGAAGGTTCGTCGCGAGCGAATGGGACATATCGAATTAGCTGCGCCTGTCGCCCATATTTGGTTTTTGAAGGGTGTACCGAGCCGTATCGGAACTCTCCTCGATATGAGCCTGAAGCAGTTGGAGAAGATTCTTTACTTTGAAAGCTACGTGTGTGTGGATCCCGGATCAACGGATCTCTCGGAAAAAGAGTTAGTGCCTGAGGATAAGTTGCGCACGCTTGTTTCGGAGTATGGATCGAGTGGGTTTAAGGTCGGGATTGGGGCTGAAGCCATCCGTGACTTGCTGAGGAAGATCGATATCAATGCGTTGTGGGACGAACTGCAGGTAAAGGCCCGAGCGTCCACTTCTGCGGCGATGAAAAAGAAGTACGCGAAGCGACTTAAGGTACTTGAAGCCTTTAGAAAGTCTGGCAATAAACCAGAGTGGATGATCATGGATGTCATCCCGGTTCTTCCCCCAGAACTACGCCCATTGGTTCCGCTGGATGGTGGGCGATTTGCTACGTCTGACCTAAACGATCTCTATCGACGTGTGATTAATCGCAACAATCGGTTGAAGCGTTTAATGGAGCTGAAGGCGCCGGGGGTCATCATCCGGAATGAAATGCGAATGTTGCAGGAGGCGGTCGATGCCCTTTTTGACAACGGGCGGAGAGGGCGTGCCATTCGTGGACCAAACAAGCGGCCACTGAAGTCGTTAAGCGATATGCTCAAGGGAAAGCAGGGGCGGTTCCGACAGAATCTGCTCGGGAAGCGCGTAGATTATTCAGGTCGTACAGTCATCGTCGTCGGCCCTGAGTTGCGCCTTCATCAATGCGGGTTGCCCAAGAAGATGGCGCTGGAATTGTTCAAGCCGTTTATCTTCCATAAGCTGGAGGCTCGTGGGGCGGCGACAACGATTAAAAGTGCGAAGCGGTTGGTAGAGAAAGAGCGCCCGGAGGTCTGGGATGTGTTGGATGAGGTCATTCGGGAGCATCCGGTATTGCTGAATCGGGCGCCAACGCTCCATCGATTGGGCATTCAAGCGTTTGATCCTGTGTTGGTGGAAGGGAAGGCGATTCGCTTGCACCCGCTCGTCTGCGCGGCGTTCAACGCAGACTTCGATGGAGATCAAATGGCGGTGCATGTGCCGTTGTCTGTGGAGGCACAGGTTGAAGCGCGCGTTTTGATGATGGCCATCAACAATATTCTCTCCCCGGCTAACGGGAAACCGATTGCCGTGCCCTCACAGGACATGGTGTTGGGATGTTACTGGCTGACAAAGGAACGGCTCGGAGCCAAGGGTGAGGGGAAGGTCTTCGGGTCAGCTGAAGAAGTTCGGATTGCATTTGATGCGCGTGAAGTGGATGAGCATGCTCGAATCAAGGTGCGCCTGTCCGGCTCACTGGTGCAGACGACCGTCGGCCGGGTGCTGCTCTCTGAAATTCTCCCGTCTGGGCTTCCATTCGCGAATGCGAATAAGCTCATGACAAAGAAGGAAATGACCAAACTTATTGATGCGGTCTACCGTCAGACCGGCCATCGCGACACGGTGGAATTTCTGGATAAGATCAAGGATATCGGCTTTACCTATGCGACAAAAGCCGGGTTGTCGATCTGTATCGACAACATGCACATTCCCAGTAAGAAAGAAGATTTTATCGGGAAGGCGCAACGAGAGGTCAATGAGATAGAGAAGCAGTATTCTGAAGGGTTGATCACGAACGGAGAGCGGTACAATAAGGTCATCGATATCTGGGCGCACGTCACGGAACAGGTTTCCAATGAGATGATGAAAGAGCTTGGGGCTGGCGGCGATCCCGGTAAGGTTGAATCGTTTAACCCCATTTTTATGATGGCTGATTCCGGTGCGCGCGGCAGCTCACAGCAAATCCGCCAGCTGGGTGGGATGCGCGGTCTCATGGCAAAGCCATCGGGTGAGATCATTGAAACACCGATTACGGCTAATTTCCGTGAGGGGCTGACGGTGTTGCAGTATTTTATCTCCACTCACGGTGCCCGTAAGGGTCTTGCTGATACCGCGCTGAAGACCGCCAATTCAGGGTATCTGACTCGTCGCCTCGTCGACATTGCCCAGGACGTGATCATTCACGAGATCGACTGTGGGACGCGCGACGGCATTACAGTCAGCCCCCTCGTGGAAGGTGGGGAAGTCATTCAGCCTTTAGAGGAGCGAATCCTTGGCCGGTTGGCGGCCGAGGACATTCGTGATCCCGTGACAGGGGAAATCATTGTTTCCTGGAACGAGGAAATTACTGAGGAGCTGACAAAGTCGGTTGTTGAGGCCGGAGTGGACCGTGTCAAGATTCGATCCGTTCTGACCTGCCAAGCGCCGCGTGGGGTGTGCCGGGCCTGTTATGGGCGTGACTTAGCGCGGGGGCGTCTGGTCGAGAAAGGTGAGCCGGTCGGTGTCATTGCGGCACAGTCAATTGGAGAGCCTGGAACGCAGCTCACCATGCGGACGTTCCATATTGGTGGTACGGCCAGTAAGGTGGTGGAGCAAACGGTGGTCGAGGCCAAACATGCCGGGCGGATCAAGTTCATGAGTTTTGATGCGAAGAAGAACGCCGACATTCACAATGCTGGGATTGCTGTTCGCAATAAAGATGGTGAGTGGGTCGTCATGAATCGCAATACGAAAATTGCGATCGTGGATGAGAGTGGCCGAGAGCGAGAGAAGTACCCCGTTGTGTACGGGGCAAAGATCAAGATCAAAGATGGCGATCCCGTTGTCGTCGGGCAAAAACTCGTTGAATGGGATCCGTACTCTCTTACGATCCTAACAGAGGTGGGGGGGAGAATAGCCTACGGGGACATCGTCGAAGGTGTCACGATGAAGGACGAGTTTGACGAAGTGACGGGTTTGTCGCGCAAGGTAATCATTGAACATACCGGTCAAACACTTCGTCCTCGTGTGTCGATCAAAGATGACGGTGGTAAGACGGCTAAGGTGCCTGGCGGCTCGAATGCTGTCGCACGATACTTATTGCCGGTTGGGGCCCATATCTTCGTTGAGAAGGGGGCCACGGTATTTCCCGGGGACGTCTTAGCAAAGATTCCTCGAGAGACCACAAAGACAAAAGATATTACTGGGGGTCTTCCTCGTGTCGTGGAGCTCTTTGAAGCCAGAAAGCCAAAAGAGCAGGCCGTCATCACGGAAATCGATGGCGAGGTTTCTTACGGTGGGTTTGTGAAGGGGCAGCGTAAGGTGTTGGTCGACAATAAGATGGGCGATGTGAAGGAGTATTTTATCCCCAAAGGAAAGCACGTCAACGTACATGAGGGCGATTGGGTTCGTGCTGGCGAGCCCCTTATGGATGGGTCGGCCAATCCTCACGACATTCTGGATGTTCTTGGTCCTAATGAGTTGCAGAAGTATTTGGTGGATGAAGTTCAGGACGTCTATCGGTTACAGGGTGTGTCGATCAACGACAAGCACATTGAAATCATCGTGAGGCAGATGTTGCGCAAGGTTCGCGTTGAGGACCCTGGAGACACCCAATTTCTACCTGGGAGTCAGGTGAGTAAGGGGGTCTTTGAGAGGGAGAATGAGCGAGTACTGTCCAAAGACGGAACCCCGGCCTTAGGAAAGCCTGTGCTGTTGGGTATTACGAAGGCGGCCCTGACGACCGACAGCTTTATCTCGGCGGCGTCCTTCCAAGAAACTACGCGCGTCTTGACGGAAGCGGCTATCAATGGTCGCGAGGATAATCTCTTGGGATTGAAGGAGAACGTCATTGTCGGGCGTCTCATTCCTGCCGGATCCGGGTTTGAGGAGTATCGAGATACATTTGTGATGAGTGAAAAACCGGAAGGCCTGTCCGTTGGTGCTGGAACGCCAGCCGCTGCTCTGACATCAGAGCCAGCTGTGTCCACCACGTCAGGAGAAAATACTCGATCGTAG
- the rpsL gene encoding 30S ribosomal protein S12 has product MPTINQLVRKGRVFVKSKTKSPALRSCPQKRGVCLRVYTTTPKKPNSALRKVARVRLTNGMEVTTYIPGVGHNLQEHSIVLVRGGRVKDLPGVRYHLVRGALDAVGVAGRKQSRSKYGAKRPK; this is encoded by the coding sequence ATGCCTACGATTAATCAGTTGGTTCGAAAAGGGAGGGTGTTTGTCAAGTCCAAGACGAAAAGCCCTGCCTTGAGGTCATGTCCTCAAAAAAGAGGAGTCTGTCTGCGTGTTTATACGACAACCCCTAAAAAGCCAAACTCGGCATTGAGGAAAGTTGCTCGTGTGCGTTTGACGAACGGAATGGAAGTGACGACCTATATACCTGGTGTGGGGCACAATCTCCAGGAGCACTCGATCGTGCTCGTGCGAGGAGGACGCGTCAAGGATCTTCCTGGTGTTCGTTACCATTTAGTTCGTGGTGCATTGGATGCCGTTGGGGTTGCCGGTCGAAAGCAGAGTCGTTCGAAGTACGGAGCTAAGCGTCCAAAGTAA
- the fusA gene encoding elongation factor G, protein MARQTSLDHTRNIGIMAHIDAGKTTTTERILYYTGMTHKLGEVHEGAATMDWMEQERERGITITAAATTCFWRDHRINIIDTPGHVDFTIEVERSLRVLDGAVAAFDSVQGVEPQSETVWRQADKYHVPRIAFMNKMDRIGADFYGSVQSIIDRLGARPVPIQIPIGREAEFRGSIDLVRMKGYFYDDETLGAKYKVDEIPSDLLAQAKEYREKMLDAVAEFDDQVMEKYLNGHPLTEEEVIRAIRAATISMKVTPVLCGSAFKNKGVQQLLDGVIDYLPSPLDIPPVVGVDPNSGKEVERKSDDAAPFAALAFKIMSDPFAGQLTYFRVYSGTLKTGTPVLNVTKGAKDRIGRLLKMHANKREEIDEVHAGDIVAAVGLKGATTGDTLADEKQPVLLEVMKFPEPVIAMAIEPKTKQDQEKMGFALQKLAQEDPSFRVRTDEETAQTIIAGMGELHLEIIVDRMLREFKVEANVGKPEVAFRETIRRKAEAESKYIKQTGGRGQYGHVVLTVEPSEVGKGLEFVNKTVGGAIPREYIPAIEKGVRERMETGVVAGYPLRDVKVTVIDGSYHDVDSNEMAFKIAASMGFSDACKKADPVLLEPIMKVEVLVPQEFMGDVIGNLNGRRGKVQGMKVRAGAQAIDAVVPLMEMFGYATDLRSRTQGRATYSMEFDRYDQVPKNIAEAIIKK, encoded by the coding sequence GTGGCTCGTCAAACATCGTTGGATCACACTAGAAATATCGGCATCATGGCTCACATTGATGCAGGGAAGACTACGACCACGGAGAGAATTCTTTATTACACGGGCATGACTCATAAGTTGGGTGAGGTCCATGAGGGTGCGGCCACGATGGACTGGATGGAGCAGGAGCGAGAGCGCGGCATTACCATTACGGCTGCTGCGACGACCTGCTTCTGGCGTGACCATCGGATCAATATTATTGATACGCCAGGGCATGTGGACTTTACGATTGAAGTTGAGCGTTCGCTCCGTGTTCTTGATGGAGCAGTGGCTGCGTTTGATTCCGTGCAGGGGGTTGAGCCTCAGTCTGAGACGGTTTGGCGCCAGGCTGACAAGTACCACGTTCCTCGAATCGCATTCATGAATAAGATGGATCGGATTGGAGCTGACTTCTATGGCAGTGTTCAATCCATTATTGACCGCCTTGGGGCACGGCCGGTTCCTATTCAGATCCCTATTGGTCGTGAAGCTGAGTTTCGTGGCTCGATAGATTTGGTTCGGATGAAGGGCTATTTTTACGACGACGAAACGCTGGGTGCGAAATATAAGGTTGATGAGATTCCGTCCGATCTTCTTGCTCAAGCGAAAGAGTATCGAGAGAAGATGCTTGATGCCGTTGCGGAGTTTGATGACCAAGTGATGGAGAAGTATCTAAATGGTCATCCCTTGACGGAAGAGGAGGTCATCCGCGCGATTCGGGCGGCAACGATTTCGATGAAGGTCACGCCAGTCCTTTGTGGATCCGCCTTTAAAAATAAAGGCGTTCAGCAACTCCTGGATGGTGTCATTGATTATCTTCCTTCCCCGTTGGATATCCCTCCTGTTGTGGGGGTAGATCCTAATAGTGGTAAAGAGGTGGAGAGAAAATCAGATGATGCGGCGCCCTTTGCCGCGTTGGCGTTCAAGATCATGTCTGATCCATTTGCTGGTCAGTTGACCTATTTCCGGGTCTATTCGGGAACCCTTAAGACCGGAACTCCGGTTTTGAATGTCACCAAGGGGGCAAAGGATCGGATCGGTCGACTTCTGAAGATGCATGCCAACAAGCGAGAGGAAATCGACGAAGTTCATGCTGGGGATATTGTTGCGGCGGTGGGGCTTAAGGGCGCCACCACCGGAGATACTTTGGCGGATGAAAAACAGCCAGTGCTGCTCGAGGTTATGAAGTTCCCTGAGCCTGTTATTGCTATGGCCATCGAGCCAAAAACTAAGCAAGACCAAGAGAAAATGGGTTTTGCTCTCCAGAAATTGGCGCAAGAGGATCCATCCTTCCGTGTGCGAACGGATGAGGAGACGGCTCAGACGATCATTGCCGGAATGGGCGAGTTGCATCTGGAAATTATTGTTGATCGAATGTTACGGGAATTCAAGGTTGAGGCCAATGTTGGAAAGCCTGAAGTGGCGTTCAGGGAGACGATCAGAAGGAAGGCTGAGGCTGAATCGAAATATATTAAGCAGACCGGTGGGCGTGGGCAATATGGCCATGTTGTCCTGACCGTTGAACCGTCCGAAGTGGGTAAGGGTTTGGAATTTGTTAATAAGACAGTGGGGGGGGCGATCCCGAGGGAATATATTCCTGCCATTGAAAAAGGTGTTCGGGAAAGGATGGAGACTGGTGTAGTGGCTGGTTATCCGCTCCGTGATGTGAAAGTCACGGTCATCGACGGCTCGTATCATGATGTCGATTCGAATGAAATGGCCTTTAAAATTGCCGCCTCTATGGGCTTCTCTGATGCTTGTAAGAAGGCGGACCCTGTTCTGCTTGAGCCAATTATGAAGGTTGAAGTGTTGGTTCCTCAGGAATTCATGGGTGACGTCATTGGCAATCTGAATGGGCGAAGGGGTAAGGTGCAGGGCATGAAGGTCCGAGCTGGCGCTCAGGCGATTGATGCCGTTGTCCCGCTGATGGAAATGTTTGGTTATGCAACGGACCTTCGCTCTCGGACTCAAGGGCGCGCGACGTATAGTATGGAGTTTGATCGTTACGACCAAGTTCCGAAGAATATTGCGGAAGCCATCATTAAAAAATAG